A single region of the Garra rufa chromosome 6, GarRuf1.0, whole genome shotgun sequence genome encodes:
- the b3gntl1 gene encoding queuosine-tRNA galactosyltransferase has translation MSGIHGSSGESEPESKRLCMRSAPHERAEPAEGDSTAVSVIMPVFNASDWLDECLQAVLEQDFQGRMELSVYDDGSTDNSRELLERWRQRFEDRGFLMLISGHGSSSPRGVGFAKNQAVCQSSGRFLCFQDADDIMRPQRVRLQYEAAAANPNTIVGCKVCRVPEGSTERYTRWINSLSPEQLLTQDMTNGVLEENLQSLKLKEGIHYYHFN, from the exons ATGAGTGGCATACATGGGTCCAGTGGAGAATCCGAGCCCGAGTCGAAGCGCCTCTGCATGCGGAGCGCGCCACATGAACGCGCTGAACCGGCAGAGGGCGACAGCACTGCAGTG TCAGTGATCATGCCCGTGTTTAATGCGTCTGATTGGCTGGATGAGTGTCTGCAGGCCGTACTGGAGCAGGATTTCCAGGGCCGAATGGAGCTGTCTGTGTATGACGACGGCAGTACg GATAACTCCCGAGAGCTGCTGGAGAGATGGAGGCAGAGGTTCGAGGACAGAGGCTTTCTCATGCTGATCTCAGGACACGGCTCATCCAGTCCACGCGGAG TTGGATTTGCTAAAAACCAGGCAGTGTGTCAGAGCTCCGGACGATTCCTCTGCTTTCAGGACGCG GATGACATTATGAGGCCTCAAAGAGTTCGACTACAGTATGAAGCTGCTGCAGCGAATCCAAACACA ATTGTGGGTTGTAAAGTGTGTCGAGTTCCTGAAGGCTCCACTGAGCGCTACACCAGATGGATCAACTCTCTGAGTCCAGAGCAGCTCCTCACACAG GACATGACAAATGGAGTCCTGGAGGAAAACCTGCAGTCGCTGAAGCTGAAAGAGGGCATCCATTATTATCATTTTAACTGA
- the metrnlb gene encoding meteorin-like protein, protein MFLFIVLSALVLCGCAQYSSDQCNWRGSGLTHESHSRDVEQVYLRCAEGSLEWLYPTGAVIVNLRPNLPSAEGHLSACVKPRPDSRGATLYVERAGELRLLLTEEDQAAGRVRCFSLQEGALFVEASARRDISRRITAFQYQLISTQTPGDQIYSNTAACRPCADHELLMAICTSDFAVRGSIQHVEEDDDDEDQVSVVLSLSHVYRQKSRVFMSGGGGRGRGRWTGRVKMLRRCGPRAGQGEFLFTGAVRFGEAWLGCAPLYKDFVRLYRAALDAGTNPCHIDTD, encoded by the exons ATGTTTTTATTCATTGTTTTATCAGCTCTAGTGCTGTGTGGATGTGCACAATATTCCAGCGACCAGTGCAACTGGAGAGGAAG CGGCCTGACGCACGAGTCTCACTCGCGGGACGTGGAGCAGGTGTACCTGCGCTGTGCCGAAGGCTCTCTGGAGTGGCTCTATCCCACCGGAGCCGTCATCGTCAACCTGAGGCCCAACCTGCCGTCGGCGGAGGGTCACCTGAGCGCCTGCGTCAAGCCGCGGCCGGACTCGCGCGGAGCCACGCTGTACGTGGAGCGGGCCGGAGAGCTGCGGCTGCTGCTGACGGAGGAGGATCAGGCGGCGGGACGCGTGCGCTGCTTCAGTCTGCAGGAGGGGGCGCTGTTCGTGGAGGCGTCCGCGCGGCGGGACATCAGCAGGAGAATCACTGCGTTTCAGTATCAGCTGATCTCCACACAGACACCAGGAGACCAGATATACTCAAACACAG CTGCATGCAGACCCTGTGCTGACCATGAGCTCCTGATGGCCATCTGCACCAGCGATTTCG CGGTGCGTGGCAGTATTCAACACGTggaggaggatgatgatgatgaagatcaGGTGTCAGTGGTGTTGTCATTGAGTCACGTTTATCGTCAGAAGAGCCGCGTGTTCATGTCCGGCGGCGGGGGGCGCGGGCGCGGCCGGTGGACGGGTCGTGTGAAGATGCTGCGGCGGTGCGGCCCGCGGGCGGGACAGGGCGAGTTCCTCTTCACAGGAGCCGTGCGGTTCGGAGAAGCGTGGCTGGGATGTGCTCCACTCTATAAAGACTTTGTCAGACTCTATCGCGCAGCTCTGGATGCGGGAACAAACCCCTGCCACATAGACACAGACTGA